The Periplaneta americana isolate PAMFEO1 chromosome 16, P.americana_PAMFEO1_priV1, whole genome shotgun sequence genome segment aaacctgatatttttttttttttttttttttttttaattttgcctacaatccacaatgacctgaaatagctactgctatcgtcctgacattgatacttgcgttttcgccttgaaactcaaaaactgaagttgcataggttcaagaaaaagtatttggcctaaaaaaatccattcagagtgagtatgtttcattattgtgaaagcaaataactatcaaaaagacaagtattcttcattgaaaataaatctgaaaaatttgtatttgaacgtatgacgaacttagtttgcagcagtatttgctgcacaagccactagttaagtataaatttgaaagtgaaagtcaaactttgttatattaatgtactaatGATTATgttttaggtcgtgtatttactctgaaagggttagacattcttgtatatctttgaattgattattcctcaaacatcccattaatctttaacaggatccattctttcattaaggtgcattcttgtacataattcatgtgaattgtaaccttgaccacaattttgtattataattttgttattgtttattgcttataaaatacgtattttgaagccaactataaccctaatataactcagggtgaaatagggtttatttaattggataataaaataaaaaataataattttggttATGTTCAACAGCATTTccaatttgttttccaaagtgaGACCACAAAAATTTCTATCGGATTGATATACGGTTATGGTTAAGATGTATCCGTTATTTTAGGGCTGTTGCATAATAACCAAGTATGTCAAAACATTGAAGTGCTGAGGGTAGAATTTGGAAATAATCATTGTGCAAATTTTTATAGCACGCTTCTAATTTTTTCAGACGATCAGCGGATTTCAAGACACATTTACGCAAAGACAAAGACGGACGACCATTGAAATGCAagatgtgtggaaagtgtttttcatcTTTGACAAATTTTAACAGACATACACTCTCACATAcaggcgaaaagccattcaaatgcgaagtgtgtggaaagtgtttctcatgGTCGTCGACATTAAGAGAACATACATGCGTACGCACAGACGAAAGGCAATTCAAATGCAACGTATGTGAAAAGTGTTTCTCTGCATCGTCAACATTAAGAACTCATATACGCAGTCATACTGGCGAGAGGCCATTCAAATGTGACGTTTGCGGAAAGTTTTTCCATACATTGTCAAATTTAAGGCAACATATACGCATACACACGGGCGAACGGCCATTCAAATGTGAGATGTGTAAAAAGTGTTTTTCAGCATTGGCTCCTTTAAAAAatcatgcacgcacacacacaggcgaaaggccattcaaatgcgaggaaTGTGGGAAGTGTTTTCCATTGTCGACAACATTAAAACATCATGTACGTGTTCACActggcgaaaggccattcaaatgcgaggaatgtggaaagtgttttcGATTATTGCCATTGTTAAGAAATCATGTACGTGTTcacacaggcgaaaggccattcaaatgcaaggagtgtgggaaatgtttctcatggtcagcagcattaagaaaacaTGCACTCATGCACAGGCGGAAGGCCATAGAAATGCAAGGAGTGTGAGAAGTGTTTCTTATGGTCGTCAACATTAAGGTACGGTTTCtttatggcgatcatcgtcggacgcacatcgctggcgattataaacgctggcgatggtCGCCGAGAAatggtttctttattgacgcacatcgctgtagattctcatttgtttattgCTTCATCTACtacaagtaaattaatgtaggccacggacataacctaaaaattatatgaataaatctcagataatgaagttgctatttattctataagagggagatgacgatatcaaaatctcgcatgcgtattataaaaggaacaagctacggactaatgaaatattcaggaataggtttacagaattctgttttaacacaatgataatgagacatctttataaacacgctacaaaatttaaggaatatttcagactctcacctgaccagtttgattatgttttgagtttaattgaaaacgacaatgttaaattacatacatattttgtCAAGACCCCCGTTACTCTAGTTGAAAGTttggcagtaactcaggttatgaaattattattattattattattattattattattatttttattattattattattattattattattattattggccttatgctgttgtttcgcacattaatattataaataaataaataaaataaataaattatactgtatttcattaCCTGGTGTATTCcaaactaatttaaaaaaaaattggctaaactagcgctgaggtagttcccttcttaATCCGCTTATACtctttacatgtacgaacatgtgataggttaggtttggttcgtttgggcttttattatgccttgtatatacgatc includes the following:
- the LOC138691967 gene encoding zinc finger protein 479-like — its product is MDVIKMEAEDDSFGSLPPDDKYKMELNKALSEEWNLSHLEAMAMKTECVDHSYDIKTEIKVEDTPVPISFPMVKTEVDELIFDLDRVQQEQEAEVSSVEDEVLTVRRSADFKTHLRKDKDGRPLKCKMCGKCFSSLTNFNRHTLSHTGEKPFKCEVCGKCFSWSSTLREHTCVRTDERQFKCNVCEKCFSASSTLRTHIRSHTGERPFKCDVCGKFFHTLSNLRQHIRIHTGERPFKCEMCKKCFSALAPLKNHARTHTGERPFKCEECGKCFPLSTTLKHHVRVHTGERPFKCEECGKCFRLLPLLRNHVRVHTGERPFKCKECGKCFSWSAALRKHALMHRRKAIEMQGV